The Pseudomonas sp. FeN3W region AGCTATCGCCGAGCACTGGTATCACCGGATGGCGTTGTTGCGTTTGTCAGTGACAGGGCCCCTGGGATTGAATTGCTGGACACGTTGCCCGAGCTATTGGTTGACTATCACCTGGTAGCCTTGGAAGTGCCATATGAGCAGCGCGCTGAGGCATCGGCGAGAGGCGCGGTGTGGATTGGGCACAAGAAGGTCTGGGCATGCGCGCCTGATCGCTCCATCGAGTTTTCGCAGTGGATATCGGGCGAGCCGCTCATATTCGATCTAATGAGCGACTAGGCGGGTGCCTTCGCAAAAAATCGTCAAATTCGCCCGCTTGCGGGCGGCTTGTCTTAAGCTGATGACGTGTTGGCGAGTGGGTCGATGAATACTCCCACTCATCATGCTGCGCATGATAAGGGGTATCTGCTCTTCGTTCCCCAGAGGGTCGAGAGCGTCACCGGTATTCTCGGTGCTGCGCAGGAACTTTGGCCTTTCGCAGCCTGCTCATCCTTTCGGTGAGTCAGTTTTAACACCATGGCCCAGTATCGGGCCGCAATGTTGTAACTGGCATTCAGATCACAGTTGTATTTCTTGCCTGTGCTGAAGGTTGCCAGTTCGTACTGTTTAGGATCGCGCTTGAGTTTTCCAGATCCGTCATAGGCCCAGGAAGACGTTCCTCTGGCATACATGTACACCACTTTCCCGCCCATCTCGACAAACTTCATCTCGATCAGGTTGGCGAGCCTGCGGTGCAGCCATTGATGGAACTTTTGCTTCAGCGCTGAACGCTTGCGCCCGCCTTGCGGGCGCCAGCCTTTCAAGTGCTCCAGCACTATCGTGTCAGCCTGGTGTTCACGGGCAAAGTCGACCAGCTGACGGGAAGTCAGCTGCGCGATCTGCTCGTTAATATGCCGGGCCTTACGGTAATGGCCTTTGCAGAATCCCTTGCTCAGTACAGCGGTTTTACGCGCTTTTTGGCGAATGGTATTCGCCCGTTGGTTACGCCGGTCTATGTCGGCTGCGGGGTGGAAAAATCCACGCGCAGTCACAGTGCCGGATGAAGTCACCACGCTGGCCGTTGCCAGGGTGTTGATGCCGATATCCACCGCCAATACCCGTTGACGGTTGGTCAGACGTGCCGGTGTCAACGACACTGGCACCGAGAGATGAATCGATTTCCCGATGATCAGCGAAGGGGATTTTAATTCACCCTGGGTATGGCGCTGACGCGTTGCTTTAATAGGGATCTGGTGCCACAACCACTCTTTACCATCCCACAGCTTGAGTGAGGCAGTTTTGAACGTGTCGTCGAGCTTGTACAGCTGACCTCGGTACAACGCTGGATAACAGCCAGAAACGGGGTTGAATACAGGCGGCTTGGCGTGTGCATGCTTACGCTTACCATCGAGCCAATCGCTATAGCGGCTCATGTACGACGAGACCTGGCCATACGCAAAATTAATGGCAGCACGACGCAGATAAGATGGGAATTTGTAAAAGCGATTATTGAAATACTGATGCTTGGGCTGAGGGTTTTTCGTGGTCGGATGCATCAGCCGCTCAACGGCAGGCATGAACGCAGGCTCATTGGCCAACTTGGGCCAGTTGTTGAGGATGACAATGCACAGGGCGCGGCAATAAGCACG contains the following coding sequences:
- a CDS encoding transposase, whose protein sequence is MAKAIIRTDKWPLQATAEQQRLAQLTVNEYRAYCRALCIVILNNWPKLANEPAFMPAVERLMHPTTKNPQPKHQYFNNRFYKFPSYLRRAAINFAYGQVSSYMSRYSDWLDGKRKHAHAKPPVFNPVSGCYPALYRGQLYKLDDTFKTASLKLWDGKEWLWHQIPIKATRQRHTQGELKSPSLIIGKSIHLSVPVSLTPARLTNRQRVLAVDIGINTLATASVVTSSGTVTARGFFHPAADIDRRNQRANTIRQKARKTAVLSKGFCKGHYRKARHINEQIAQLTSRQLVDFAREHQADTIVLEHLKGWRPQGGRKRSALKQKFHQWLHRRLANLIEMKFVEMGGKVVYMYARGTSSWAYDGSGKLKRDPKQYELATFSTGKKYNCDLNASYNIAARYWAMVLKLTHRKDEQAAKGQSSCAAPRIPVTLSTLWGTKSRYPLSCAA